The proteins below come from a single Malus sylvestris chromosome 3, drMalSylv7.2, whole genome shotgun sequence genomic window:
- the LOC126616802 gene encoding protein THYLAKOID ASSEMBLY 8-like, chloroplastic, whose amino-acid sequence MATRAFSRLKSSFFSSILLQNLRTTPIKTTPLLLNSPIPELEIKSWRPIFGFKLYHDGRPRGPLWRGKKLIGKEALFVISGLKRFKDDEEKLGKFVTTHVLRLLKMDMIAVLTELERQEEVALAIKVFNVIRRQDWYKPDVYLYKDLIIALARSKKMEDVMLLWDSMKKEDLFPDSQTYTEVIRGFLNSGCPADAMNIYEDMKQSPDPPEELPFRILLKGLLPHPLLRNRVKQDFEELFPEQHVYDPPEEIFGMRG is encoded by the exons ATGGCGACTCGTGCATTTTCGCGATTAAAGTCATCATTTTTCTCCTCAATACTCCTTCAAAACCTAAGAACAACACCAATCAAAACGACCCCATTGCTTCTAAACTCCCCGATTCCAGAGCTCGAAATCAAATCATGGAGACCCATTTTTGGGTTCAAGCTGTATCACGACGGGAGGCCCAGAGGACCTCTCTGGAGGGGCAAGAAGCTGATTGGCAAAGAAGCGCTCTTCGTGATCTCGGGTTTGAAGCGGTTCAAGGACGACGAAGAGAAGCTTGGGAAGTTTGTAACGACCCACGTTTTGAGGCTTCTGAAGATGGATATGATTGCTGTGCTCACGGAGCTCGAGCGCCAGGAAGAAGTCGCTTTGGCAATTAAG GTATTTAACGTGATTCGAAGGCAAGACTGGTACAAACCGGATGTCTATCTGTACAAGGACTTGATTATTGCATTGGCAAGATCTAAGAAAATGGAGGATGTTATGCTACTGTGGGACAGCATGAAAAAGGAGGATCTATTTCCTGATTCTCAAACATATACAGAAGTTATCAGGGGTTTTTTGAACTCTGGTTGTCCAGCAGATGCGATGAACATATATGAGGACATGAAGCAGTCTCCAGATCCACCGGAGGAGCTGCCGTTCCGGATTTTGTTGAAGGGACTTCTGCCACATCCCCTTTTGAGAAACAGAGTCAAGCAAGACTTTGAGGAGCTGTTTCCCGAACAGCATGTGTACGATCCCCCAGAAGAGATATTTGGCATGCGCGGCTGA
- the LOC126616803 gene encoding uncharacterized protein LOC126616803 has product MASSSLGLNSSPPNPGRKHDVFLSFRGEDTRRNFTDHLYKALENASIKTFRDDADISPELNGAIRDSVQQTETCSAGFFSKNQERATAIQNSRTAIAILGENYASSSWALEELDLILKSHGKRKTVLPIFYNVDPSDVRYQTGSFAEAFARHEETYKDDPDKVRRWRAALNQVANLTGWDSRGRDESELIEEIVDDMWRKLHPTAKTSAPCSSPFSSHKRKYDVFMCFRGKDTRLNFVGHTYAALKRKGITTFKDDKGLEKGQSISPGIVKAIEESQIYLVTLSPDFASSTWCLDEIVKMFECMETSNSQRSLEDFTERKEASTVATGIKCNTRDRKISKVRISVHYDGEWVSTAYVGGKAKEIVVSKDITCEELLGRVYRLVGIYPSEYDIIMKTKDESKSPAQPVQIVDDEHLAFFIEQSLSLDKSLKTNIPKPRISSSRTRRKTNKLRLLVNYDGKWINSIYSGGKTKGIMVPDGITHAELVQRLYNILGIDPSEHKIIITTAYASKLPTQPVELIDDDDLTFFIEESLSFDDGAKLPLCITLQPVVGLEHN; this is encoded by the exons ATGGCATCAAGCTCTTTGGGTTTGAATTCATCTCCTCCAAATCCTGGGCGGAAACATGATGTCTTTTTGAGTTTTCGAGGAGAAGACACGAGAAGGAATTTTACAGATCATCTATATAAAGCGCTTGAGAACGCCAGCATAAAAACTTTCCGCGATGATGCTGATATTAGTCCAGAACTCAATGGTGCAATTCGGGATTCGGTGCAGCAGACAGAAACTTGCTCTGCTGGTTTTTTTTCCAAGAATCAAGAACGTGCGACTGCAATTCAGAATTCGAGGACTGCAATTGCTATTCTGGGAGAGAATTATGCATCGTCGTCATGGGCATTGGAGGAGCTTGACCTGATTCTTAAATCccatggaaaaagaaaaacggTGCTACCAATTTTCTATAATGTCGATCCCTCAGACGTACGATATCAAACAGGGAGTTTTGCTGAAGCCTTTGCTAGGCACGAAGAAACATATAAGGATGACCCAGACAAGGTTCGAAGGTGGAGAGCTGCTTTAAACCAAGTAGCAAACCTCACTGGGTGGGATTCAAGGGGCCg GGACGAATCAGAACTCATTGAAGAAATTGTTGATGACATGTGGAGGAAATTGCACCCTACGGCTAAAACCTCAGCACCTTGTTcttcacctttttcttctcacaAACGGAAGTATGATGTGTTTATGTGTTTTAGAGGCAAAGACACCCGCTTGAATTTTGTGGGTCATACGTACGCTGCACTGAAGCGGAAAGGAATTACGACCTTTAAAGATGACAAAGGGCTTGAGAAAGGACAATCAATTTCCCCAGGAATTGTAAAAGCAATTGAGGAATCACAGATTTACCTTGTCACTCTTTCACCAGATTTTGCTTCTTCAACTTGGTGCTTGGATGAGATTGTCAAGATGTTTGAATGCATGGAAACATCTAACTCACAGAGGAGTCTCGAGGACTTcacagaaagaaaagaagcatCTACAGTCGCGACCGGTATCAAGTGTAATACAAGGGATAG GAAAATAAGTAAAGTTAGAATTTCGGTTCACTACGATGGAGAGTGGGTTAGTACTGCATACGTTGGTGGTAAGGCGAAAGAAATAGTGGTGTCAAAGGACATTACTTGTGAGGAGCTTCTAGGTAGAGTGTATCGTCTCGTCGGGATATATCCATCTGAGTATGACATTATAATGAAGACTAAAGATGAATCAAAATCGCCTGCTCAACCGGTACAGATAGTCGATGATGAGCACTTGGCATTTTTCATAGAACAGAGTCTAAGTTTGGATAAGAGCTTGAAGACGAATATTCCTAAACCGCGAATATCTTCTTCTAGAACTAGAAG GAAAACGAATAAACTTAGACTATTGGTTAACTATGATGGGAAGTGGATCAATTCTATATACAGTGGTGGCAAAACGAAAGGAATTATGGTTCCTGACGGCATTACACATGCAGAACTTGTGCAGAGACTGTATAATATTCTTGGGATAGATCCCAGTGAACATAAGATCATAATAACGACAGCATATGCATCAAAATTACCAACCCAGCCGGTGGAGCTAATCGATGACGATGACCTGACTTTTTTTATTGAAGAAAGTCTCTCATTCGATGATGGCGCGAAACTTCCTTTGTGCATCACTCTCCAACCAGTGGTGGGCTTAGAACACAATTAA
- the LOC126615508 gene encoding uncharacterized protein LOC126615508: MHSKHNKLKWKKADTAEERENRQPARVSERENRHSRKQSRSRERHSRRRSRSREKYRERYRDRDRERRMMRSESDSDGGRRRRWRSRSRSPSPRDRRKERRKSRSSLPREKGSDRSKGKVGKERNRSSADHSKLIEGYDKMLRRISSRNFNKLFSFSSSPS; encoded by the exons ATGCA TAGCAAGCATAACAAGTTGAAGTGGAAGAAGGCCGACACTGCGGAGGAAAGGGAGAATAGGCAACCGGCTAGGGTTTCGGAGAGAGAGAATAGGCATTCGAGGAAGCAGAGCAGGAGCAGAGAGAGGCATTCGAGGCGGAGAAGTAGGAGTAGAGAGAAGTATAGAGAAAGATATAGGGATAGGGATAGAGAGAGGAGGATGATGAGGTCTGAGAGCGATTCCGATGGAGGTAGACGACGGAGATGGAGAAGCCGGAGTCGGAGTCCGTCGCCTCGGGATCGGAGAAAGGAGCGGAGGAAAAGTCGGAGCTCGTTACCGAGGGAGAAAGGTTCAGATAGAAGCAAAGGTAAAGTGGGGAAGGAGAGGAATAGAAGCAGTGCTGATCATTCCAAGTTGATTGAAGGCTATGATAAGATG CTGAGAAGGATTTCCAGTAGAAATTTTAACAAACTTTTCAGTTTTTCCTCTTCTCCTTCCTGA
- the LOC126615509 gene encoding subtilisin-like protease SBT4.4: MMQVYIVYMGSLPDGDPAYSPLAHHLSILHSVVEDRYSPENLLVRSYKRSFNGFAANLTDMEKDKLANMKEVVSIFPSRTLQLQTTRSWDFMGLTEEISRNSSIVESDIIVGVFDTGIWPESDSFKDEGLGPPPKGWKGVCDGGKNFTCNNKLIGARHYGYESARDEIGHGTHTASTVAGNAVKDVNFYGLANGTARGGVPAAKIAAHQVCIPCCQDHTLLAAFDDAIADGVNIITISLGQLDPINLDEDVIAIGDFHAMKKGILTSQALGNLGLGIASVSSVAPWILTVAASNTDRYFVDKIVLASGTTLVGNSTNTFVLNGTSFPLIYGKDAGTKNCTAEDARNCEEGCLDSDLVKGKIVVCDEIQGDRAAYKSGALGSVTLNEVGYNVSLVPLLASTTLMKEEYNLVRSYMNSTRDPQANIFKSEVIKEPGAPTVAYFSSRGPNLILPDIIKPDITAPGVDILTTYPPELPITVPQDKRRANYNILYGTSMSCPHAAGASAYVKAFHPEWSPAAIKSSLLTTAWSKNHTNNNISTGAFAYGSGHINPVNAINPGLVYEASEEDYINLLCTIYDEGKVRQISGDKNSTCPIGSAKGSAKDHNYPSMRAKVEPTNPFSVNFHRRVKNVGLANSTYKAKIFLNSKVDIKVVPELLSFKSLNEEKDFDVTVVGSGLPDQSQVSGSLVWSDGVHSVRSPIVVYAYIQQKQQNMVS, from the exons ATGATGCAGGTCTATATAGTGTACATGGGTTCCCTTCCTGATGGAGATCCGGCGTACTCACCGTTGGCTCACCACCTTAGTATTCTACACAGTGTCGTTGAGGATAGATA ttcaCCGGAAAATTTATTGGTAAGGAGTTACAAAAGGAGTTTCAACGGATTTGCTGCCAACCTCACTGACATGGAAAAAGATAAACTTGCGA ATATGAAGGAAGTAGTCTCTATCTTTCCAAGCAGAACGCTTCAACTTCAAACAACAAGATCGTGGGACTTCATGGGTTTAACTGAGGAAATCAGTCGAAATTCTTCAATTGTTGAGAGTGATATTATTGTCGGTGTGTTTGACACTGGCATTTGGCCTGAATCTGATAGCTTTAAGGACGAAGGTCTCGGTCCTCCTCCTAAGGGATGGAAAGGTGTTTGTGACGGTGGCAAAAATTTCACTTGCAACAA CAAGCTCATTGGAGCTCGACATTATGGATACGAGTCTGCAAGGGATGAAATCGGTCATGGAACTCACACTGCCTCAACTGTGGCAGGCAATGCTGTTAAGGATGTAAATTTTTATGGACTAGCAAACGGTACTGCAAGAGGAGGCGTTCCTGCTGCGAAAATTGCAGCACATCAAGTCTGTATTCCATGCTGCCAAGATCACACTTTACTGGCTGCTTTTGATGATGCTATTGCTGATGGAGTTAACATCATTACAATTTCACTTGGACAATTAGATCCGATTAATTTGGATGAGGATGTCATTGCAATTGGTGATTTTCATGCAATGAAGAAAGGGATACTGACTTCACAGGCTCTAGGCAATTTGGGTCTTGGTATTGCTTCTGTGTCAAGTGTAGCACCATGGATATTGACAGTTGCGGCAAGTAACACAGATCGCTACTTTGTTGACAAGATTGTTCTTGCAAGTGGAACCACCCTTGTC GGTAATTCAACTAACACTTTCGTATTAAATGGAACAAGTTTTCCTCTGATATATGGAAAAGATGCTGGAACGAAAAATTGCACTGCAGAAGATGCACG AAATTGTGAAGAAGGATGCTTGGATAGTGATTTGGTTAAGGGAAAGATAGTGGTATGCGATGAGATACAAGGAGATAGAGCGGCTTACAAATCTGGAGCACTTGGTTCAGTTACACTTAATGAAGTTGGATATAACGTTTCTCTTGTTCCCTTATTGGCCTCAACAACGTTAATGAAGGAAGAGTATAATTTGGTCAGGTCCTACATGAACTCCACTAG GGATCCTCAAGCAAACATATTTAAAAGTGAAGTCATAAAAGAACCTGGTGCACCTACAGTCGCTTACTTCTCTTCGCGTGGACCGAATCTAATTTTACCTGATATAATTAAG CCAGATATAACTGCCCCAGGGGTAGATATCTTGACTACGTATCCACCTGAACTTCCTATTACAGTCCCACAAGACAAGAGGCGTGCAAACTACAATATACTATACGGAACCTCCATGTCTTGCCCCCACGCTGCTGGTGCATCTGCATATGTTAAAGCATTCCACCCTGAATGGTCTCCAGCGGCCATCAAATCATCTCTTCTGACTACCG CTTGGTCCAAGAACCATACCAACAACAACATTTCTACTGGTGCATTTGCTTATGGATCGGGGCATATAAATCCTGTAAATGCTATAAACCCAGGGCTCGTGTATGAAGCTTCTGAAGAAGATTACATAAACTTGTTATGCACAATCTATGATGAAGGCAAAGTTAGACAAATATCAGGAGATAAAAACAGCACATGCCCTATAGGTTCTGCTAAAGGATCTGCAAAGGATCACAATTACCCTTCAATGAGAGCTAAAGTTGAACCAACCAATCCCTTTTCAGTTAATTTTCATAGAAGGGTTAAAAATGTAGGCCTTGCAAACTCCACTTACAAGGCCAAAATCTTCTTGAATTCGAAAGTAGATATCAAAGTAGTGCCTGAACTTCTTTCGTTCAAGTCCTTAAATGAGGAGAAGGATTTTGACGTGACCGTTGTTGGAAGCGGCTTGCCAGATCAATCACAAGTATCTGGATCACTGGTTTGGTCTGACGGGGTTCACAGTGTTAGAAGTCCGATTGTTGTATATGCATATATTCAACAGAAGCAACAGAACATGGTTTCATGA